The following are encoded in a window of Mycoplasma anserisalpingitidis genomic DNA:
- a CDS encoding ABC transporter ATP-binding protein, whose amino-acid sequence MSNVILEVKDIKKSFKSRHISFKKLEVLKGINLTVSEHQKIAIVGKNGSGKTTLAKIIAGFTQQTSGEVLYNYDFEISPKEKIALQFQSEIDFYRPYVKNIYKDLILGFKKFLDMEFVNKLDEILMINKLMKRRYDRLSGGERKKVDLFFTLYNKPKIVILDEFTSGLDTDTRVKIREVVENYIDKYQATLILISHNANEIRKLANEIYVLEDGIFNNHIENIQGKFANDDDLETFIRKITNTITEVKL is encoded by the coding sequence ATGAGTAATGTAATTTTAGAAGTTAAAGATATTAAAAAGAGTTTTAAAAGTAGACATATTTCATTTAAGAAACTTGAAGTATTAAAAGGTATTAATCTAACAGTGAGCGAACACCAAAAAATAGCAATCGTTGGTAAAAATGGTTCAGGTAAAACTACCTTAGCTAAAATCATTGCTGGTTTTACTCAACAAACTTCTGGTGAGGTTTTATACAATTATGATTTTGAAATCTCTCCAAAGGAAAAGATAGCATTACAATTTCAAAGTGAAATAGATTTTTATAGACCATACGTTAAAAATATATATAAAGATTTAATTTTAGGATTTAAAAAATTCCTAGATATGGAATTTGTTAATAAACTTGATGAAATTTTAATGATAAATAAACTTATGAAACGTAGATATGATCGTCTTAGTGGTGGTGAACGTAAAAAAGTTGACTTGTTCTTTACTTTATATAATAAACCTAAAATTGTTATATTAGATGAATTTACCTCTGGTTTAGATACTGATACTAGAGTAAAAATTAGAGAAGTAGTTGAGAATTACATTGATAAATATCAAGCAACTTTAATTTTAATTAGTCATAATGCTAATGAAATAAGAAAACTAGCTAATGAAATTTATGTTTTAGAAGATGGTATTTTTAATAACCATATCGAAAATATCCAAGGTAAATTTGCCAATGACGACGATTTAGAAACATTTATTCGTAAAATAACTAATACTATTACTGAAGTTAAACTTTAA
- a CDS encoding IS30 family transposase, which produces MNYTQLKPEERLIIEINYSSKTLKEIAEMLKRSVSTISREVKRNSNIYGEYDAAYANKKTKIRKCYSRNHNAFADKEFNDFFAAHYEKNYHGVEATLKLYQEKTGKKGYSIRTIYKWIKLNIWVLKMKNRLRKGYVKNGKRKTDYKIRLTHGNKFVFPIPMRPKSIETRKKWGHWEIDLVIGRKGKGYHNLLTLTERKTRFTIIKKVTSKFWFEINKVLNEIIKDYPFPFLSITSDNGFEFQALGLVAYKNDLLIYKAQPYCSFQRGSNEHLNGLIRRKFKKGFDFTELNDEEVQELQDEINNMPRKIFGFKSSREMAEQELNIEMILLDLLPNLE; this is translated from the coding sequence ATGAATTATACACAATTAAAACCAGAAGAAAGATTAATTATTGAAATCAACTACAGTTCCAAAACATTAAAAGAAATTGCAGAAATGTTAAAAAGATCTGTAAGTACAATCTCTAGAGAAGTTAAACGAAATTCGAATATCTATGGAGAATATGATGCTGCATACGCTAATAAAAAAACTAAAATTCGAAAATGCTATTCAAGGAATCATAATGCTTTTGCAGACAAAGAATTTAATGATTTCTTTGCAGCACACTATGAAAAAAATTACCATGGAGTTGAAGCTACTCTTAAACTTTATCAGGAAAAAACAGGTAAAAAAGGTTATTCTATCAGAACTATTTACAAGTGAATTAAATTAAATATTTGAGTCCTGAAAATGAAAAATCGTTTAAGAAAAGGTTATGTTAAGAATGGTAAAAGAAAGACTGATTATAAGATTAGATTAACTCATGGTAACAAGTTTGTTTTCCCTATACCTATGCGGCCTAAAAGTATAGAAACTAGAAAAAAATGGGGTCATTGAGAAATTGACTTAGTTATTGGAAGAAAGGGAAAGGGATATCACAACTTACTAACTTTAACAGAAAGAAAAACACGTTTTACCATTATAAAAAAGGTCACTAGCAAATTTTGATTTGAGATAAACAAGGTGCTGAATGAAATAATTAAGGATTATCCATTCCCATTTTTATCAATAACTTCTGATAATGGATTTGAATTCCAAGCCTTGGGATTAGTAGCCTATAAAAATGACTTATTAATTTATAAAGCACAACCATATTGTTCATTTCAAAGAGGTTCGAATGAACATTTAAATGGACTAATTCGTAGAAAATTCAAAAAAGGATTTGATTTTACAGAACTGAATGACGAAGAAGTTCAAGAACTTCAAGATGAAATAAACAATATGCCAAGAAAAATTTTTGGTTTTAAATCTTCTAGAGAAATGGCTGAACAAGAGTTAAATATAGAAATGATTTTGCTAGATCTATTACCTAATCTTGAATAA
- the der gene encoding ribosome biogenesis GTPase Der has product MRNTVAIIGKPNVGKSTLFNRLVGRRSSIVYDEPGVTRDRLYETITWTGKNIKIIDTGGIEIENKPFQEQIQIQAKIAIEEADVIVFIIDGTMELTNDDAFIMNILRKSNKPIIIGANKLESNQDFDYSLYKLGGEIFRISALHGEGVGELLDEVVKNLDFSEEQEEELFKLSIIGKPNAGKSSLLNNLAKEERSIVSDIAGTTRDSVKTKVKIGDKFYNVIDTAGIMRKSKLVESVDHYALMRAMNSLSESDLSLILIDATTELSHFDARIIGYALENDKPIIVVVNKWDLVEKETNTMAQFEKKMRNTLHFVPWVPFVFISAKYNQRLNKLTETLNEVRENLERDIKPSLLSNFIMETQMIQPAAPYNGGKLNIYFVRKTLDKIPTFNFYVNDKKFLHFSYQRFLENQLRSTFNFKGCPIKMNFKNKQGLE; this is encoded by the coding sequence ATGCGTAATACAGTAGCAATAATAGGAAAACCCAATGTCGGTAAAAGCACATTGTTTAACCGACTTGTTGGTAGAAGATCGTCAATAGTTTATGATGAACCAGGTGTCACAAGAGATAGATTGTATGAAACTATCACTTGAACCGGTAAAAATATAAAAATAATCGATACTGGTGGAATTGAAATAGAAAACAAACCATTTCAGGAACAAATTCAAATTCAAGCAAAAATAGCAATTGAAGAAGCTGATGTAATTGTTTTTATAATTGATGGAACAATGGAATTAACTAATGATGATGCATTTATTATGAATATTTTAAGAAAGTCTAATAAACCAATTATTATTGGAGCAAATAAATTAGAATCTAATCAAGATTTTGATTATTCACTTTACAAACTAGGTGGTGAAATTTTTAGAATTAGTGCACTTCATGGCGAAGGTGTTGGTGAATTGCTTGATGAAGTTGTTAAAAACCTAGATTTTAGTGAAGAACAAGAGGAAGAATTATTTAAACTATCAATTATAGGTAAACCTAATGCTGGAAAAAGCTCATTACTGAATAATTTAGCTAAAGAAGAACGTTCAATTGTTTCTGATATAGCAGGTACCACTAGAGATAGTGTTAAAACTAAGGTAAAAATTGGTGATAAATTTTACAATGTTATTGATACAGCTGGAATTATGCGTAAAAGTAAACTAGTTGAATCAGTTGATCATTATGCTTTAATGAGAGCTATGAATTCCTTAAGTGAATCTGATTTATCATTAATTTTAATTGATGCTACAACTGAACTTTCACACTTTGATGCAAGAATTATTGGTTATGCACTAGAAAACGATAAACCGATTATTGTGGTAGTTAATAAGTGAGATCTTGTTGAAAAAGAAACTAATACGATGGCTCAATTTGAGAAAAAAATGAGAAATACTTTGCATTTCGTCCCATGAGTTCCTTTTGTATTTATTTCTGCAAAATACAATCAAAGATTAAATAAATTAACAGAAACATTAAATGAAGTTAGAGAAAATCTTGAGAGAGATATCAAACCTTCTTTATTATCGAATTTTATTATGGAAACACAAATGATTCAACCCGCAGCACCATATAATGGTGGAAAATTAAATATATACTTTGTAAGAAAAACTTTAGATAAAATACCTACATTTAATTTCTATGTTAATGATAAGAAATTTCTTCATTTCTCATATCAAAGATTTTTAGAAAACCAACTTAGAAGTACATTTAATTTCAAAGGTTGTCCAATAAAAATGAACTTTAAGAATAAACAAGGGTTAGAATAA
- the cmk gene encoding (d)CMP kinase: MKKVNVAIDGPSGAGKSSVSKEISNLLSYTPINSGSLYRAIALNALRLGVDLVDKFAVLNTLVEGMIELKEDESVYLNGENVSTQIRAEHVSKAAAVVAKYQEVRNFVVDYVQKMTKTNKGFIVDGRDTTFKLMPHAEVKIFLWAEPEERAKRRCEQNLSLGYSSNYEEVLYDVKMRDAQDMNREVDPLHKTEDAILVDCTNMTFDEVVQHIINIIKNKAEELDA, from the coding sequence ATGAAGAAAGTTAATGTTGCTATTGATGGACCAAGTGGAGCAGGTAAAAGTAGTGTAAGTAAAGAGATTTCTAATTTATTATCTTACACTCCAATAAACAGTGGAAGTCTCTATCGTGCTATTGCTCTTAATGCTTTAAGATTAGGAGTTGATTTAGTTGACAAATTTGCAGTACTAAACACTTTAGTTGAAGGTATGATTGAATTAAAAGAAGATGAAAGTGTTTATTTAAATGGTGAAAATGTTTCAACTCAAATTAGAGCTGAACATGTTTCTAAAGCTGCCGCTGTAGTTGCTAAGTATCAAGAAGTAAGAAATTTTGTTGTGGATTACGTTCAAAAAATGACTAAAACCAATAAAGGTTTTATTGTTGATGGTCGCGATACAACATTTAAATTAATGCCACATGCTGAAGTTAAAATTTTCTTATGAGCAGAACCGGAAGAAAGAGCAAAACGTAGATGCGAGCAAAATCTGTCACTTGGTTATAGTAGCAATTATGAAGAAGTGCTTTATGATGTTAAAATGCGTGATGCTCAAGATATGAATCGTGAAGTTGATCCATTGCATAAAACAGAAGATGCTATTTTAGTTGATTGCACCAATATGACTTTTGATGAAGTTGTTCAACATATTATAAATATAATAAAAAATAAAGCTGAGGAATTAGATGCGTAA
- the ftsY gene encoding signal recognition particle-docking protein FtsY — MKLFKKLKDFFSKDQTREQLEKISHYDKGLANTSSFGAKIRELQNKHVKIDEEYFEELEEILIMSDINYNLVDQIIELIKGEVKANKITDPKLIGEIVADGIFKAYTNNTVVNTNLNVKDDRLNVFIMVGVNGSGKTTSIAKLANKFKNEGKKVLIAAADTFRAAAVEQLSEWAKRVDVDIIKPDKPNQDPSSVVYKAMDYAKSNNYDLLIIDTAGRLQNKVNLMNELNKMVGVIKKFQNDAPHESLLVMDATTGQNGLSQAKVFKEVSNLTGIILTKLDGTSKGGIILSIKNEFDLNVKYVGMGEKLDDLQEFDLELFIYEMTKELINE; from the coding sequence ATGAAACTTTTTAAAAAATTAAAAGATTTCTTTAGTAAAGATCAAACTAGAGAACAACTTGAAAAAATATCACATTATGATAAAGGTTTAGCTAACACTAGTTCTTTTGGTGCTAAAATTCGTGAATTGCAAAATAAACACGTAAAAATTGATGAAGAGTATTTTGAGGAACTTGAAGAAATTTTGATAATGTCGGATATTAACTACAATTTAGTAGACCAAATTATTGAATTAATTAAAGGTGAAGTTAAAGCTAATAAAATCACTGACCCTAAATTAATTGGTGAGATTGTAGCTGATGGTATTTTTAAGGCTTATACAAATAACACAGTTGTTAATACTAATTTAAATGTTAAAGATGATCGTTTAAATGTTTTTATTATGGTTGGTGTAAATGGTTCAGGTAAAACAACAAGTATTGCTAAATTAGCAAATAAATTTAAAAATGAAGGCAAGAAAGTTTTAATTGCAGCTGCTGATACTTTTAGAGCTGCGGCAGTTGAACAACTCAGTGAATGAGCTAAAAGAGTTGATGTTGACATTATAAAACCTGATAAACCAAATCAAGATCCTTCTTCAGTAGTTTATAAAGCAATGGATTATGCAAAAAGTAATAATTATGACTTGTTAATTATTGATACTGCTGGAAGACTACAAAATAAAGTTAATTTAATGAATGAGTTAAATAAAATGGTAGGAGTTATTAAAAAATTTCAAAATGATGCTCCACATGAGTCACTTTTAGTTATGGACGCTACAACTGGTCAAAATGGTTTAAGTCAAGCCAAAGTATTCAAAGAGGTATCTAATTTAACTGGAATTATTTTGACTAAATTAGATGGAACAAGTAAAGGTGGAATAATCCTTTCAATCAAAAATGAATTTGATTTAAATGTTAAATATGTTGGTATGGGAGAAAAACTTGACGATTTACAAGAATTTGACCTTGAATTATTCATTTACGAAATGACTAAGGAATTAATTAATGAGTAA
- a CDS encoding sigma factor-like helix-turn-helix DNA-binding protein: MSKEIIIDENEYYVSLYEKYKNFLTQTQSQNFYLYYFEDLSYAEIAKISATTRAAAQDSIKKAKIKLKKIHESIDE, encoded by the coding sequence ATGAGTAAAGAAATAATTATTGATGAAAATGAGTATTATGTAAGTCTCTATGAAAAATATAAGAATTTTTTAACTCAAACTCAAAGTCAAAATTTCTATTTATATTACTTCGAAGATCTTTCATATGCTGAGATTGCTAAAATAAGTGCTACAACTAGAGCAGCTGCACAAGATTCAATCAAAAAAGCTAAAATAAAACTAAAGAAAATACATGAAAGTATTGATGAATAA
- a CDS encoding PTS fructose transporter subunit IIABC gives MRIKDLLSESTINVLSKAQNKSEVIDEAVNLLFKNDILTDKDDFAKAVWDREKQSTTGLGDGLAIPHGRGKFVKKPALAALVIKNGVDYESLDGQDVKLVFLIAAPETKGEENLHLEVLAKLSKMLLDKEFINKLVNTKSAKELLNLIEAKEDEINAREVAQVNSDKVFLVGITSCPTGIAHTYMAQEALENAAKKLNVDIKIETQGSGGAKNILTDSEIEKAAGVIIAADTNVELDRFVGKKLLQASVTQGIKEPENLINKVLKENVEIYSPKDVEKKTTQTTKPTFIQTVYKHVMSGVSHMLPFVIGGGILIALSFLIDSFYGTDAVGGNFGSYSVVAKFFMDSGQFAFGFMLAVLAGYIAYSIAGRPGLAVGMAAGAIAASSSFMVSQTGSNAGFLGALIGGFLAGYVVVLLGKAFTWLPKSMDGIKPMLIYPLLGLLIVALIMFFVVNTPLAYLNKYINLGLEYIVGKNASVSIGFKIGVGALLAGMMAVDMGGPINKVAYTIGVASLDPNGINQPWIMAAVMVGGMVPPLLIALAADLFPQKFTKKERNDSKINYLMGISFITEGAIPYAAADPLRVILSSIIASAIAGALSAGLGASIPAPHGGVFVFIVAQKWYWYIFSLVVGTVIGAFVLGALKRNVENPELGKWKGIPIGNGISFKINARKAKR, from the coding sequence ATGAGAATAAAAGATCTCTTATCAGAATCGACGATTAATGTTCTTTCTAAAGCTCAGAATAAATCTGAAGTAATCGATGAAGCTGTTAATTTATTATTCAAAAATGATATTTTAACTGATAAAGATGATTTTGCTAAAGCTGTTTGGGACAGAGAAAAGCAATCTACAACTGGTCTTGGTGATGGTTTAGCAATTCCTCACGGTAGAGGAAAATTTGTTAAAAAACCTGCATTAGCAGCTTTAGTAATTAAAAATGGTGTGGATTATGAATCACTAGATGGACAAGATGTTAAATTAGTATTTTTAATTGCAGCACCAGAAACTAAAGGTGAAGAAAACTTACATTTAGAAGTACTTGCAAAATTAAGCAAAATGCTTCTAGATAAAGAGTTTATTAACAAATTAGTAAATACTAAATCAGCAAAAGAATTACTTAACTTAATTGAAGCTAAAGAAGATGAAATAAATGCTAGAGAAGTAGCACAAGTAAATTCAGATAAAGTATTTTTAGTTGGAATTACTTCTTGTCCAACTGGTATAGCACATACATATATGGCTCAAGAAGCATTAGAAAATGCAGCAAAAAAACTAAATGTTGATATTAAAATTGAAACACAAGGTTCAGGTGGAGCTAAAAATATTTTAACTGACTCTGAAATTGAAAAAGCAGCTGGAGTAATTATTGCAGCTGATACTAATGTTGAATTAGATCGTTTTGTTGGTAAAAAACTTTTACAAGCTTCTGTTACTCAAGGAATTAAAGAACCTGAAAACTTAATTAATAAGGTATTGAAGGAAAATGTAGAAATTTATTCACCTAAAGATGTTGAGAAAAAAACAACTCAGACAACTAAACCTACATTTATTCAAACTGTTTATAAACATGTAATGAGTGGGGTTTCACATATGCTTCCATTCGTTATAGGTGGTGGAATTTTAATTGCATTATCATTCCTTATCGACTCTTTCTATGGAACTGATGCTGTTGGTGGAAATTTTGGTTCATACTCAGTCGTAGCTAAATTCTTTATGGATTCAGGACAATTTGCTTTTGGATTCATGTTAGCAGTTTTAGCTGGATATATTGCTTACTCAATTGCAGGTCGTCCTGGTTTAGCAGTTGGTATGGCTGCTGGAGCTATAGCAGCAAGCTCAAGCTTCATGGTTTCTCAAACTGGTTCGAATGCTGGATTCCTCGGTGCCTTAATTGGAGGATTCTTAGCAGGTTATGTAGTAGTTTTACTTGGTAAAGCCTTTACTTGACTTCCTAAATCGATGGATGGAATCAAACCTATGCTTATCTACCCATTATTAGGATTATTAATTGTTGCTCTTATTATGTTCTTTGTAGTTAATACACCATTAGCTTACTTAAATAAATACATTAATTTAGGTCTTGAATACATTGTTGGTAAAAATGCAAGTGTATCAATTGGATTTAAAATTGGTGTTGGTGCTTTACTTGCTGGTATGATGGCAGTTGATATGGGTGGTCCAATCAACAAAGTTGCTTACACTATCGGTGTAGCATCATTAGATCCAAATGGAATCAATCAACCATGAATTATGGCAGCTGTTATGGTTGGTGGTATGGTTCCACCACTTCTTATTGCTTTAGCAGCAGATTTATTCCCACAAAAATTCACTAAAAAAGAAAGAAATGATTCAAAAATTAACTATTTAATGGGAATTTCATTTATTACTGAAGGTGCAATTCCTTATGCAGCAGCTGACCCACTAAGAGTTATCCTTTCATCAATTATTGCTTCAGCTATTGCAGGTGCTTTATCAGCAGGTTTAGGAGCATCAATTCCTGCTCCTCACGGGGGGGTATTCGTATTTATCGTTGCTCAAAAATGATACTGATACATCTTCTCACTTGTTGTTGGTACTGTTATTGGTGCTTTTGTTCTTGGAGCACTCAAGAGAAATGTTGAAAACCCAGAACTTGGAAAATGAAAAGGAATTCCTATTGGAAATGGAATTTCATTCAAAATTAACGCTAGAAAAGCGAAAAGATAG
- the pfkB gene encoding 1-phosphofructokinase: MIYTVTLSPALDYQVRLSDNFKENEINRSVQENYQVGGKGINVSILLNNLNTKSIALGFVGGFVGEFVKSSLNELNIEHKFVEVDGITRINVKINDKDSESAINANGPVISEDNLRSLYDMLSNLKDDDILVLSGNIPSSISNTIYENIFKLVSNKKIKVFLDTTKNYLLSCLKYNPFLIKPNLDELEEIFGTKLKSNEEIVEKASQLINLGARNVLVSLGVKGAILVTNDKKVYHEHTYKGNVENTVGAGDSMLAGFIYEYDKSRDFQSALSFSIACGAATAFNKGIATKNEIEELIKGGKKWE, translated from the coding sequence ATGATTTATACAGTTACATTATCACCAGCACTAGATTATCAAGTTAGATTATCAGATAATTTCAAAGAAAATGAAATTAATAGATCGGTACAAGAAAACTACCAAGTTGGTGGAAAAGGAATTAATGTATCTATACTATTAAATAATTTAAACACTAAATCTATTGCTTTAGGTTTTGTTGGTGGTTTTGTTGGAGAATTTGTTAAGTCTAGTTTAAATGAGTTAAACATAGAACACAAATTTGTTGAAGTGGATGGAATCACTAGAATTAATGTAAAGATCAATGATAAAGATAGTGAAAGTGCTATTAATGCAAATGGTCCAGTTATTAGTGAGGACAACCTAAGAAGTTTATATGACATGCTTTCTAATTTAAAAGATGACGATATTTTAGTTTTATCAGGTAATATACCAAGTTCAATTAGTAATACTATTTATGAAAATATCTTTAAGTTAGTTTCAAATAAAAAAATTAAAGTATTCTTAGATACTACTAAAAACTATTTATTATCTTGTTTAAAATACAATCCATTTCTTATTAAACCTAATTTAGACGAACTTGAAGAAATATTTGGAACTAAATTAAAAAGTAATGAAGAAATTGTAGAAAAAGCAAGTCAATTAATTAACTTAGGAGCTAGAAATGTTTTAGTTTCCTTGGGTGTTAAAGGTGCAATCTTAGTTACAAATGATAAAAAAGTTTATCATGAACACACATATAAAGGAAATGTAGAAAACACAGTTGGTGCAGGAGATAGTATGCTTGCTGGATTTATCTATGAATATGATAAATCAAGAGACTTTCAAAGTGCGTTATCTTTCTCAATTGCTTGTGGTGCAGCTACAGCATTTAATAAAGGTATCGCAACAAAAAACGAAATTGAAGAACTCATTAAAGGAGGTAAAAAATGAGAATAA
- a CDS encoding DeoR/GlpR family DNA-binding transcription regulator, which yields MLKKQRHEIIINEVNSKGAATLKELSKLMKVSESTVRQDVIELDQKKAIKRVHGGAYTRDNKALNLDIWLESREQLEQDAKMNIAQKALEFIKNKSLIFIDAGTTTNELAKLLPNSKICVVTNSFSIANTLRNKSEIEIILIGGNVKKTTSNVIGSLAIDNLSMFNFDAGFFGANGYEKSVGFTTPELQECLFKKAALNKSKEKFILLDESKLNMNYKFSFASNKDDVTLITNADKDDISFEKTIFV from the coding sequence ATGTTAAAGAAACAAAGACATGAAATAATAATAAACGAAGTTAACTCAAAGGGTGCGGCAACATTAAAAGAGTTATCAAAATTAATGAAAGTTTCAGAGTCAACAGTAAGACAAGATGTAATTGAACTTGACCAAAAAAAGGCAATTAAAAGAGTTCATGGTGGTGCTTATACTAGAGATAATAAGGCTTTAAACTTAGATATTTGACTTGAATCAAGAGAACAACTCGAGCAAGACGCAAAAATGAATATTGCACAAAAAGCACTTGAATTTATAAAAAACAAGAGTTTGATTTTCATTGATGCTGGTACTACCACAAATGAGTTAGCCAAACTTTTACCTAATTCTAAAATTTGTGTTGTAACTAATTCTTTCAGTATAGCTAACACTCTAAGAAATAAAAGTGAAATCGAAATAATTTTAATTGGTGGTAATGTTAAAAAAACAACATCTAACGTAATCGGTTCTCTTGCAATTGATAATCTAAGTATGTTTAACTTTGATGCGGGTTTTTTTGGAGCTAATGGATATGAAAAAAGTGTAGGTTTTACAACTCCAGAACTACAAGAATGTTTATTCAAGAAAGCTGCATTAAATAAAAGTAAAGAAAAATTTATTTTGCTAGACGAAAGTAAACTAAATATGAATTATAAATTTAGCTTTGCTTCAAATAAAGATGATGTAACTTTAATTACCAACGCTGATAAAGATGACATTTCTTTTGAAAAGACAATTTTTGTTTAA
- the lpdA gene encoding dihydrolipoyl dehydrogenase, producing the protein MTQFTFLHEGVVAEIFFKEGDSVKEGDSLFSVETDKVTSDIPSPVSGTIKKIMMNKGDTIHVGQDIFLIDDGKVHNNAPVETKADNEGGASVVGEVTVDNSLIDFSSFSQPSAPVSEVKKEEKVESEDQLEEGKAYNGAIEEEFDVIVVGSGPGGYLAAEEAGKSGLKTLIVEKWAWGGVCLNTGCIPTKALLKSTEMIYEVKTASKYGLVANFDKIKFDEEKTWKEMHLRKEGVVNKVSGSVRNLMLGSKCKILEAEAKFVGAREIEVNGKVYRAKNLILATGSRPKKLDMIPGFKEGYEQGKIVTSREAINYKEKLPKSLVIIGGGVIGVEFAQVFSLSGTKVTLLQNTDRLLPGSDAEVGKAAAKALKDMGVEVLFNVQTNKFENGKLYYTLDSKEVAVEAELILTATGRAPVSEGLAEVGIKLGKINEVLVDKHQRTNVRGVYAIGDVTAQNMLAHVAYAHALVAVQHILGNKEKSTYHGKAVPGCIYITPEISFIGMTEEEAKKAGRNVFSSKYLFEYLGKGIATVQTEGFVKLVVDKEFGEILGASIVGANSTDYIAEIALAMEQEVTVHELAHTIHPHPTFNEIVWEAARSAALKLDKENAKK; encoded by the coding sequence GTGACACAATTCACGTTTCTACATGAAGGAGTTGTTGCTGAAATCTTCTTCAAAGAAGGCGATTCAGTTAAAGAAGGTGACTCACTTTTCTCAGTAGAAACAGATAAAGTAACTTCAGACATTCCTTCTCCAGTTAGTGGAACAATTAAAAAAATTATGATGAACAAAGGTGATACAATTCACGTTGGTCAAGATATTTTCTTAATTGATGATGGTAAAGTTCACAATAATGCACCTGTTGAAACCAAAGCTGACAATGAAGGTGGAGCTAGTGTTGTTGGAGAAGTTACAGTTGACAATAGTTTAATTGACTTTTCAAGTTTTTCACAACCAAGTGCACCAGTTTCAGAAGTTAAAAAAGAAGAAAAAGTCGAATCAGAAGATCAATTAGAAGAAGGCAAAGCTTACAATGGAGCTATCGAAGAAGAATTTGATGTTATTGTTGTAGGTTCAGGTCCTGGTGGATATTTAGCAGCTGAGGAGGCTGGTAAATCAGGACTTAAAACTTTAATTGTTGAAAAATGAGCATGAGGTGGAGTTTGTTTAAATACTGGATGTATTCCAACAAAAGCATTATTAAAATCTACTGAAATGATTTATGAAGTTAAAACTGCTTCAAAATATGGTTTAGTTGCTAACTTTGACAAAATTAAATTTGATGAAGAAAAAACATGAAAAGAAATGCACCTTAGAAAAGAAGGTGTTGTAAATAAAGTTTCTGGAAGTGTTAGAAACTTAATGCTTGGTTCAAAATGTAAAATTTTAGAAGCTGAAGCTAAATTTGTAGGAGCTCGTGAAATTGAAGTAAACGGAAAAGTTTATAGAGCTAAAAATTTAATTTTAGCAACTGGTTCAAGACCTAAAAAACTTGATATGATTCCAGGATTCAAAGAAGGATATGAACAAGGTAAAATTGTTACTTCGCGTGAAGCAATTAATTACAAAGAAAAATTACCTAAATCTCTTGTAATTATCGGTGGTGGAGTAATTGGTGTTGAATTTGCTCAAGTATTTTCATTAAGTGGAACTAAAGTTACATTATTGCAAAATACAGATAGATTACTTCCAGGTTCAGATGCTGAGGTTGGTAAAGCAGCTGCTAAAGCATTAAAAGACATGGGAGTTGAAGTATTATTCAATGTACAAACCAATAAATTTGAAAATGGTAAATTATATTACACATTAGATTCTAAAGAGGTTGCTGTTGAAGCTGAATTAATTTTAACAGCTACAGGTAGAGCACCAGTCTCTGAAGGTCTTGCTGAAGTTGGAATCAAATTAGGAAAAATTAATGAAGTTCTTGTTGACAAACACCAAAGAACAAATGTTAGAGGCGTTTATGCAATTGGTGATGTGACAGCTCAAAACATGTTAGCTCACGTCGCTTATGCGCATGCTCTTGTAGCTGTTCAACATATTTTAGGAAATAAAGAAAAATCTACATACCATGGAAAAGCAGTGCCTGGATGTATTTATATAACTCCTGAAATTTCATTTATTGGTATGACTGAAGAAGAAGCTAAAAAAGCCGGAAGAAATGTATTCAGTTCAAAATACTTATTTGAATATTTAGGAAAAGGAATTGCTACAGTACAAACTGAAGGATTTGTAAAATTAGTTGTAGATAAAGAATTCGGTGAAATTCTTGGTGCAAGTATTGTCGGTGCAAACTCAACAGATTACATTGCTGAAATCGCTTTAGCAATGGAACAAGAAGTTACAGTTCACGAATTAGCTCACACAATTCATCCACACCCAACTTTCAACGAAATTGTTTGAGAAGCAGCTCGTAGTGCAGCTCTAAAATTAGATAAAGAAAATGCTAAAAAATAA